The following coding sequences lie in one Tichowtungia aerotolerans genomic window:
- a CDS encoding glycosyl hydrolase family 28-related protein, translating to MKFFILFLVVLSSMGRADRVINGSFETGTPGVLVPPSPSVDVVVGWRAFDTSGAFVTYELISDPKEAFDGNNYIRITSTASEGVVDSGLDITWGRAGAFTVSTGVTYTVSFAAKRIDGTDNSLFVGIKTFDGNVALESLVSEGMSLTDTWAVYSYDITPTLSTSSGDDPVLYIGFRPKSTRLLDETICLDAVRCRGRTAFAEVGQMALGEADVRLTVFGADRTAYSLQSTTNLASSPIVWSQHESVQGSGVPLELATAVTADPVRFFRVETEEVLSGTPAISAVQYAQDDLPLIAGSVTEYGADPSGLSDSTTAFTSALNACASQGGGTVFVPAGEYRIDGTLRIPSGVTLRGDWCLPEDGTRSEIGTLLKAYAGRGDPDGTPFIQLGGVGGLKNMAIWYPEQAYDQIVAYPWTIKQSGIEGMTVENVTLFNAYQGIKIGPEVNELHLLRNIYGTPLRYGLFRDRTTDVGRAQQVCFSPDYWAESGLPGAPAAEAQEALLREWMQANGEAFVIHFPNWIFMCDIVVDGYRTGISTWPSIAVDDRVGPNGGVYGLTITNCMTGIQLGNNNEHGFLVTKGNIHTEEAAVLATSEFASLAQFNAVSISGAVSNQGSGLLSFVNSEFVQWPAGQFAIHVQQGGLAVLQSAFRQNSKQIYLGAQVRGALIVGNSFPDTVSGGPVQPYIENHAFGADVDISHEALNLSVIDTDYEHIAPVRRPQSRLLYDAKSYGAQGDGANDDSLAIQAALRAARQTGGTVYLPPGKYLLADELMVPTGVELRGSFDTPHHTLFDGGSPGPKGAQLIVNTGQNEPEGAPLIRLEAGAGVRGITVYYPDQTVDSTDYIPYPWTIQGLGSNVWVRDVTLVNPYQGIDFGTYDTTGHVIDYVAGSPLVTGAFVGRSAEGWVQNVQFIPHYWTRSDYANQPVDGPTLRGFTQQTLDGMIFGACENEHVLNTFVYGARRGLRLIEQNGTACSGTFIAHGTDGSGTALQIDAAGSVDFMNTQLVAMETTATRRNIYVTGGLSGTVRFFNTICWGQPDKNIEINSGKIELQQAGFSRAAPVELRGGQTKVNGAYFQRDAENIVIRSGIVSAQIVGNVRIGNGAESENFINEAGSAAIFEHNIRMP from the coding sequence GTGAAGTTTTTTATACTTTTTCTCGTGGTGCTTTCCAGTATGGGGCGGGCCGATCGAGTGATCAACGGCAGTTTTGAAACCGGAACGCCCGGAGTGCTGGTTCCGCCGAGTCCGTCTGTAGATGTGGTGGTCGGCTGGCGGGCTTTTGATACGTCGGGAGCGTTTGTGACGTATGAACTGATTTCTGATCCGAAGGAGGCGTTCGACGGAAACAACTATATCCGTATTACCTCCACAGCAAGTGAGGGCGTCGTGGATTCCGGACTGGACATCACCTGGGGCAGAGCCGGGGCCTTTACGGTTTCGACTGGTGTGACCTATACCGTTTCGTTTGCTGCCAAACGAATTGACGGTACAGACAATTCCCTGTTCGTGGGAATCAAGACCTTTGACGGAAACGTTGCGCTGGAATCATTGGTCAGCGAGGGAATGTCGCTGACGGATACCTGGGCCGTGTACTCGTATGACATTACCCCGACATTATCGACCTCCAGCGGGGACGATCCGGTTCTGTACATTGGATTCCGCCCCAAAAGCACCCGTTTGCTGGATGAGACCATCTGTCTGGATGCTGTCCGCTGCCGCGGCCGGACCGCTTTTGCGGAGGTCGGGCAGATGGCATTGGGCGAGGCCGACGTGCGCCTGACGGTTTTCGGTGCCGATCGCACCGCTTACAGCCTGCAGTCTACGACCAATCTGGCGTCCTCGCCGATTGTCTGGTCGCAGCATGAATCGGTGCAGGGCAGCGGTGTTCCGCTGGAACTGGCCACTGCGGTGACCGCGGATCCGGTCAGGTTCTTCCGGGTGGAAACCGAAGAGGTGCTCTCCGGAACCCCGGCGATTTCTGCGGTGCAGTATGCGCAAGACGATCTGCCGCTGATTGCCGGCAGTGTGACGGAGTACGGTGCGGATCCTTCCGGTTTGTCCGATTCTACGACCGCGTTCACTTCCGCACTGAATGCCTGTGCCTCGCAGGGCGGCGGGACGGTTTTTGTTCCCGCCGGGGAGTATCGGATTGATGGGACGCTCCGCATCCCCTCCGGCGTGACGCTGCGCGGAGACTGGTGCCTGCCGGAAGACGGGACGCGTTCCGAAATCGGAACCCTGCTGAAGGCCTATGCGGGGCGGGGCGATCCGGACGGAACCCCATTCATTCAGCTGGGGGGTGTCGGTGGTCTGAAAAACATGGCCATTTGGTATCCGGAGCAGGCGTATGACCAGATCGTTGCATATCCATGGACCATCAAGCAGAGCGGTATCGAGGGCATGACGGTGGAGAATGTCACCCTGTTCAATGCCTATCAGGGAATCAAAATCGGCCCGGAGGTCAACGAACTGCATCTCTTGCGAAATATTTACGGAACCCCGTTGCGATACGGTTTGTTCCGTGACCGGACGACGGATGTCGGACGAGCGCAGCAGGTTTGTTTCTCTCCCGATTACTGGGCGGAATCCGGACTGCCGGGGGCCCCGGCTGCCGAAGCGCAAGAAGCTCTTCTGAGGGAATGGATGCAGGCCAACGGCGAGGCGTTTGTGATCCATTTTCCTAACTGGATCTTTATGTGCGATATTGTTGTCGATGGGTACCGGACCGGTATTTCCACATGGCCGTCCATCGCCGTGGATGACCGGGTGGGGCCGAACGGCGGTGTGTACGGTTTGACGATTACCAACTGCATGACCGGGATTCAGCTGGGGAACAACAATGAGCACGGTTTTCTGGTCACCAAAGGGAATATCCATACTGAGGAAGCGGCGGTTTTGGCCACGTCGGAGTTTGCCAGTCTGGCGCAGTTCAATGCGGTATCGATTTCCGGTGCTGTCAGCAATCAGGGGAGCGGCCTGCTGAGTTTTGTTAATTCTGAATTTGTACAGTGGCCGGCGGGGCAATTTGCGATCCATGTGCAGCAGGGCGGGCTGGCTGTTCTGCAGTCCGCATTTCGACAGAACAGCAAGCAGATTTATCTTGGCGCGCAGGTGCGCGGGGCTCTGATTGTCGGCAACTCGTTTCCCGACACCGTATCCGGCGGGCCGGTGCAGCCGTATATCGAAAATCATGCATTCGGCGCTGACGTCGACATTTCGCATGAAGCGTTGAACCTCTCTGTTATTGACACAGATTACGAACACATTGCGCCGGTGCGCCGCCCGCAGAGTCGACTGCTGTATGATGCGAAGAGCTACGGCGCGCAGGGTGACGGGGCAAACGATGATTCCCTCGCGATTCAGGCCGCGTTGCGAGCGGCCCGTCAAACCGGGGGAACCGTTTATCTTCCGCCGGGGAAGTATTTGCTGGCCGATGAGCTTATGGTGCCCACCGGCGTGGAACTGCGCGGTTCGTTCGATACGCCGCACCATACGCTGTTCGACGGTGGATCTCCGGGACCTAAAGGCGCCCAGTTGATCGTGAATACGGGACAGAATGAACCCGAGGGTGCGCCGCTGATCCGGCTGGAAGCCGGTGCCGGTGTGCGGGGAATCACGGTGTATTATCCCGACCAGACCGTGGACAGTACCGATTATATCCCGTATCCGTGGACCATTCAGGGACTCGGTTCCAATGTGTGGGTCCGGGATGTCACATTGGTGAATCCGTATCAGGGCATTGATTTCGGAACATACGACACGACCGGACATGTCATTGACTATGTGGCCGGCTCTCCGTTGGTGACCGGCGCATTTGTCGGCCGAAGCGCTGAGGGCTGGGTGCAGAATGTGCAGTTTATTCCGCATTACTGGACACGGTCCGATTATGCGAATCAGCCGGTTGACGGACCGACTCTGCGCGGGTTTACACAGCAGACACTGGACGGAATGATTTTTGGAGCCTGTGAAAATGAACATGTGCTGAATACCTTTGTTTACGGGGCGCGGCGGGGCCTGAGGTTGATCGAACAGAACGGAACCGCCTGCAGCGGAACCTTTATTGCGCACGGAACCGACGGCAGCGGCACGGCGCTGCAGATCGATGCGGCCGGTTCTGTCGATTTCATGAACACACAGCTGGTGGCCATGGAAACGACGGCGACTCGACGGAATATTTATGTGACTGGCGGTCTCAGCGGAACCGTTCGTTTTTTCAATACAATCTGCTGGGGACAGCCGGATAAGAACATTGAAATCAACAGCGGGAAGATTGAGCTGCAGCAGGCCGGGTTTTCCCGCGCGGCGCCGGTGGAGCTGCGTGGAGGCCAGACAAAAGTCAATGGGGCATACTTCCAGCGTGATGCGGAAAATATAGTGATTCGCTCCGGCATTGTGTCGGCACAGATCGTCGGCAATGTCAGGATCGGAAACGGCGCGGAGTCGGAAAACTTCATCAACGAGGCCGGATCGGCCGCGATATTCGAGCATAATATCCGGATGCCCTGA